In Streptomyces sp. SLBN-118, the following are encoded in one genomic region:
- the nuoL gene encoding NADH-quinone oxidoreductase subunit L: MENLIALLVAAPLLGAAVLLCGGRRLDRSGHVIGTLLAASSFVMGVVLFVNMLGKAADDRALNVKLYTWIPVESFQADVAFQLDQLSMTFVLLITGVGSLIHLYSIGYMEHDERRRRFFGYLNLFLAAMLLLVLADNYLLLYVGWEGVGLASYLLIGFWQHKPSAATAAKKAFIVNRVGDMGLSIAIMLMFATFGTFAFGPVLASTGETSEGKLTAIGLMLLLAACGKSAQVPLQSWLGDAMEGPTPVSALIHAATMVTAGVYLIVRSGAIFNAAPDAQLVVVVVGGVTLLFGAIVGCAKDDIKKALAGSTMSQIGYMVLAAGLGPIGYVWAIMHLVTHGFFKAGLFLGAGSVMHGMNDEVDMRKYGGLRKYMPVTFVTFGLGYLAIIGFPGLSGFFSKDKIIEAAFAKGGTEGWILGGVALLGAAITAFYMTRVMLLTFFGEKRWQPAPDPDKTPGIEPGIEVHPGELPHPHESPKSMTIPMIALAFGSVFAGAFFSIGDRFLDWLEPVTGHAHGDSPLSVATITGATMVCLVVGVAIAWVMYGRRPVPVTAPRGSVLTRAARRDLLQDDFNHVVLVRGGEHLTRSLVYVDHTLVDGVVNGTAASFGGLSGRLRKLQNGYARTYAVSMFGGTAILIAATLLMRGV; encoded by the coding sequence GTGGAGAACTTGATTGCGCTGCTCGTCGCGGCGCCCTTGCTCGGAGCGGCGGTCCTGCTGTGCGGCGGGCGGCGGCTCGACCGCAGCGGCCATGTGATCGGCACGCTGCTCGCGGCCTCGTCCTTCGTTATGGGCGTGGTGCTCTTCGTCAACATGCTCGGCAAGGCCGCGGACGACCGCGCGCTGAACGTCAAGCTGTACACCTGGATCCCCGTCGAGAGCTTCCAGGCGGACGTCGCCTTCCAGCTGGACCAGCTGTCGATGACGTTCGTCCTGCTGATCACCGGTGTGGGCTCACTGATCCACCTGTACTCCATCGGGTACATGGAGCACGACGAGCGGCGCCGCCGCTTCTTCGGCTATCTGAACCTCTTCCTCGCGGCGATGCTGCTGCTCGTCCTCGCCGACAACTACCTGCTCCTGTACGTCGGCTGGGAGGGCGTCGGTCTCGCCTCGTACCTCCTGATCGGCTTCTGGCAGCACAAGCCCAGCGCGGCGACGGCGGCGAAGAAGGCCTTCATCGTCAACCGTGTCGGCGACATGGGCCTGTCCATCGCGATCATGCTGATGTTCGCCACGTTCGGGACCTTCGCCTTCGGGCCGGTCCTGGCGTCGACGGGTGAGACGAGCGAGGGCAAGCTGACGGCCATCGGGCTGATGCTGCTGTTGGCCGCCTGTGGCAAGTCCGCCCAGGTACCGCTGCAGTCCTGGCTCGGGGACGCCATGGAGGGCCCGACTCCGGTCTCGGCCCTCATCCACGCGGCGACCATGGTGACGGCCGGCGTGTATCTCATCGTCCGGTCCGGGGCGATCTTCAACGCCGCGCCCGACGCCCAGTTGGTGGTCGTGGTCGTCGGCGGCGTCACGCTCCTCTTCGGTGCGATCGTCGGTTGCGCGAAGGACGACATCAAGAAGGCGCTCGCCGGTTCGACGATGTCGCAGATCGGCTACATGGTCCTGGCGGCCGGCCTCGGCCCGATCGGCTACGTCTGGGCGATCATGCACCTGGTGACGCACGGCTTCTTCAAGGCCGGGCTCTTCCTCGGCGCCGGCTCGGTCATGCACGGCATGAACGACGAGGTCGACATGCGCAAGTACGGCGGCCTGCGGAAGTACATGCCGGTCACCTTCGTCACCTTCGGCCTCGGCTACCTGGCCATCATCGGCTTCCCGGGTCTGTCCGGCTTCTTCTCCAAGGACAAGATCATCGAGGCGGCGTTCGCCAAGGGCGGCACCGAGGGCTGGATCCTCGGCGGCGTGGCTCTGCTGGGCGCGGCCATCACCGCGTTCTACATGACCCGCGTGATGCTGCTGACCTTCTTCGGCGAGAAGCGCTGGCAGCCCGCCCCCGACCCGGACAAGACGCCCGGCATCGAGCCCGGCATCGAGGTGCACCCCGGCGAGCTGCCCCACCCGCACGAGTCCCCCAAGTCGATGACGATCCCCATGATCGCCCTCGCCTTCGGGTCCGTCTTCGCCGGTGCGTTCTTCAGCATCGGCGACCGGTTCCTCGACTGGCTGGAGCCCGTCACCGGGCACGCGCACGGGGACTCACCGCTCAGCGTGGCCACCATCACCGGGGCGACCATGGTCTGCCTGGTCGTAGGCGTCGCCATCGCCTGGGTGATGTACGGACGCAGGCCGGTGCCGGTCACCGCGCCGCGCGGTTCGGTGCTCACCCGGGCCGCCCGCCGCGATCTCCTCCAGGACGACTTCAACCATGTCGTCCTGGTGCGCGGCGGCGAGCACCTCACCCGCTCCCTGGTCTACGTCGACCACACCCTGGTCGACGGCGTGGTCAACGGCACGGCTGCCTCGTTCGGCGGGCTCTCCGGCCGGCTGCGCAAGCTGCAGAACGGCTACGCCCGCACGTACGCGGTCTCGATGTTCGGCGGTACGGCGATCCTGATCGCCGCGACCCTGCTGATGAGGGGGGTCTGA
- a CDS encoding DUF2637 domain-containing protein, translated as MAVIAALAFVFSFGNVWALALRLGVPRPIAPLIAPMVDLSVVGLLVALRFLALRGVSKAELRAGTRLPHLCGVLTLALNTAEPLLTGRYGRACLDTVAPLLLLGWGHVGPAFLAQFHTPTAPTPHLEDATTPISAPVPDEAPAPEPAPPAPVPVTVASPTEEPPTAPAPVAITPTARPASGPALPAALLDAARRIADTHRAEHGTPITAAHLGARMGIALPVATAALAQL; from the coding sequence ATGGCAGTCATCGCGGCCCTGGCCTTCGTCTTCTCCTTCGGCAACGTCTGGGCGCTCGCCCTGCGGCTCGGCGTCCCCCGTCCGATCGCGCCGCTGATCGCCCCCATGGTGGATCTGTCCGTCGTCGGTCTCCTGGTCGCTCTGCGGTTCCTGGCTCTGCGCGGGGTGTCCAAGGCGGAGTTGCGGGCCGGTACGCGGCTGCCGCACCTGTGCGGGGTGCTCACCCTTGCCCTGAACACCGCCGAGCCACTGCTGACCGGGCGCTACGGCCGGGCCTGCCTCGACACCGTCGCCCCGCTCCTGCTCCTCGGCTGGGGCCACGTCGGCCCCGCCTTCCTCGCCCAGTTCCACACCCCCACGGCCCCCACCCCGCATCTGGAGGACGCCACCACTCCCATCTCCGCGCCGGTGCCAGACGAAGCACCCGCACCCGAACCAGCACCCCCGGCCCCCGTCCCGGTCACTGTCGCGTCGCCGACCGAGGAACCGCCGACCGCCCCGGCTCCCGTCGCCATCACCCCGACGGCCCGACCCGCCTCCGGCCCGGCCCTGCCCGCTGCCTTGCTGGACGCGGCCCGGCGCATCGCGGACACCCACCGTGCCGAGCACGGGACCCCGATCACCGCCGCCCACCTGGGCGCGCGCATGGGCATCGCCCTGCCGGTGGCCACCGCCGCACTTGCTCAGCTCTGA
- a CDS encoding type II toxin-antitoxin system RelE/ParE family toxin, translated as MSKPWQIEVEPEVRQWLELLSDSQYDKAERAADMLAAGPTTLSEPYSRHLGGKVRELRFTMDGNAVRITYWLAPGQRIVLLTVFRKTRQREAAEVERAQQAQKVCQADHGPAEHSYDRIKEESP; from the coding sequence GTGAGCAAACCCTGGCAGATTGAGGTCGAGCCGGAGGTCCGGCAGTGGCTGGAACTGCTGTCAGACAGCCAGTACGACAAAGCCGAACGGGCGGCTGACATGCTCGCAGCAGGGCCAACCACTCTGAGTGAGCCGTACTCTCGTCACCTTGGTGGCAAAGTACGCGAACTCCGGTTCACCATGGACGGCAATGCTGTGCGCATCACGTACTGGCTCGCCCCCGGTCAGCGCATCGTGTTACTGACAGTGTTCCGCAAGACCAGACAGCGCGAGGCCGCTGAGGTCGAGCGCGCCCAGCAGGCCCAGAAGGTGTGTCAAGCGGACCACGGCCCCGCCGAGCACAGCTACGACCGGATCAAGGAGGAGAGCCCATGA
- a CDS encoding ATP-binding protein — MQLSATRRGARLARLLATEQLRSWGLPFETAAQVVAELASNAALHGRVPGRDFRLALAVTDDTLRIEVTDTRGDRLPVAQRPGDDESGRGLILVDAFADRWGVIPGPAPRKTTWAEIDFAPCPGAIGTRCGTSALGRDERSRSRACLPEESACARMARSRSCRTISISV; from the coding sequence GTGCAGCTCTCCGCCACCCGCAGAGGTGCCCGTCTCGCCCGTCTGCTCGCGACCGAGCAACTCCGCTCCTGGGGGCTCCCGTTCGAGACAGCGGCTCAGGTGGTCGCAGAGCTGGCTTCGAATGCCGCGCTGCACGGCCGCGTGCCAGGACGCGACTTCCGCCTCGCACTCGCCGTCACCGACGACACTCTCCGTATCGAGGTGACCGACACTCGCGGTGACCGTCTCCCCGTCGCCCAGCGGCCCGGAGACGACGAGTCCGGGCGCGGCCTCATCCTCGTCGACGCCTTCGCCGACCGCTGGGGCGTCATTCCCGGCCCGGCGCCCCGCAAGACCACATGGGCCGAGATTGATTTTGCGCCCTGCCCGGGCGCCATCGGAACGCGGTGCGGCACGTCGGCCCTCGGCCGGGACGAGCGATCCCGATCGAGGGCCTGCCTGCCCGAGGAGTCGGCATGTGCTCGGATGGCACGCTCAAGATCGTGCAGGACTATATCGATTTCTGTATAG
- a CDS encoding NADH-quinone oxidoreductase subunit M, translating into MSFPLLTATAALPAVGAIATAAVPAARQTAAKWLALLVSLATLVLAAIVLVRFEPGGARYQLTESHAWIKDFGVRYELGVDGIAVALLALTALLIPFVILAGWHDADPLAESNSGSAAGKSYSWRPTQGFFAMILAVEAMVILSFEATDVFLFYILFEAMLIPMYFLIGGFGDRAHSGSEENAAAQRSYAAVKFLLYNLVGGLIMLAAVIGLYVIAGSFSLTEIAEARTNGSLDMATSTERLLFLGFFFAFAVKAPLWPLHTWLPNAMGEATAPVAVLITAVVDKVGTFAMLRFCLQLFPEASKWATPVILVLALISIVYGALLAVGQRDIKRLIAYASISHFGFIILGIFAMTTQGQSGATLYMVNHGISTAALMLVAGFLITRRGSRLIADYGGVQKVAPVLAGTFLIGGLATLSLPGLAPFISEFLVLVGTFTRYPAAGIIATFGIVLAALYTLVLYQRTMTGPVKAEVSKLPDLRARELVVVAPLIALLLFLGVFPKPLTEIINPAVEQTMSDVHQKDPQPTVPIQNAEAAK; encoded by the coding sequence ATGTCCTTTCCACTCCTGACGGCGACGGCGGCGCTTCCGGCGGTCGGCGCCATCGCCACCGCCGCCGTCCCGGCCGCGAGGCAGACCGCCGCCAAGTGGCTGGCGCTGCTCGTCTCCCTCGCCACGCTGGTGCTGGCCGCGATCGTGCTCGTACGGTTCGAGCCCGGTGGCGCCCGGTATCAACTGACCGAGTCCCACGCCTGGATCAAGGACTTCGGGGTCCGGTACGAACTGGGCGTGGACGGCATCGCGGTCGCGCTGCTGGCGCTGACCGCGCTGCTGATCCCCTTTGTGATCCTCGCGGGCTGGCACGACGCCGACCCGCTGGCTGAGTCCAATAGCGGCTCCGCCGCGGGCAAGTCCTACAGCTGGCGCCCGACTCAGGGCTTCTTCGCCATGATCCTCGCGGTCGAGGCGATGGTGATCCTCTCCTTCGAGGCCACCGACGTCTTCCTCTTCTACATCCTCTTCGAAGCCATGCTCATCCCGATGTACTTCCTCATCGGCGGCTTCGGAGACCGGGCCCACTCGGGCAGCGAGGAGAACGCCGCGGCGCAACGGTCGTACGCGGCCGTGAAGTTCCTGCTCTACAACCTGGTCGGCGGACTGATCATGCTGGCCGCGGTCATCGGGCTCTATGTCATCGCGGGGAGCTTCTCGCTCACCGAGATCGCCGAGGCCCGGACGAACGGCTCGCTGGACATGGCGACCAGCACCGAACGGCTGCTGTTCCTCGGCTTCTTCTTCGCCTTCGCGGTCAAGGCGCCACTGTGGCCGCTGCACACCTGGCTGCCCAATGCCATGGGCGAGGCGACCGCCCCCGTCGCCGTGCTGATCACCGCGGTCGTCGACAAGGTCGGCACCTTCGCGATGCTGCGCTTCTGCCTCCAGCTCTTCCCGGAGGCGTCCAAGTGGGCCACGCCCGTGATCCTCGTACTGGCGCTGATCAGCATCGTCTACGGCGCGCTGCTCGCCGTCGGCCAGCGCGACATCAAGCGACTGATCGCCTACGCCTCGATCTCGCACTTCGGCTTCATCATCCTGGGCATCTTCGCGATGACCACCCAGGGCCAGTCGGGCGCGACGCTCTACATGGTCAACCACGGAATCTCGACCGCCGCCCTGATGCTGGTGGCCGGATTCCTGATCACCCGGCGCGGCTCGCGGCTCATCGCGGACTACGGCGGAGTGCAGAAGGTCGCCCCCGTGCTCGCCGGCACCTTCCTGATCGGCGGCCTGGCCACACTCTCCCTGCCGGGCCTCGCGCCCTTCATCAGTGAGTTCCTGGTCCTGGTCGGCACGTTCACGCGCTATCCGGCGGCCGGAATCATCGCGACCTTCGGCATCGTGCTCGCCGCGCTCTACACCCTCGTCCTCTACCAGCGGACGATGACGGGCCCGGTGAAGGCCGAGGTGTCGAAGCTGCCCGACCTCAGGGCGCGTGAACTGGTGGTGGTCGCACCGCTGATCGCGCTGCTGCTCTTCCTCGGCGTCTTCCCGAAGCCGCTGACGGAGATCATCAACCCGGCGGTGGAGCAAACGATGTCCGACGTACACCAGAAGGACCCCCAGCCCACGGTGCCTATTCAAAACGCGGAGGCGGCCAAGTGA
- a CDS encoding helix-turn-helix domain-containing protein, whose translation MNHSQWTTRRSRKLMGESVEESPAYVEAGYAFALGQAVYDRRTELGLSQTELARRAEMTQPQISNIEGGDSVPTLPLLTRLAKALDASLTIDLDGDTSAFAFTAHKSRQPDEASPDGGTSAA comes from the coding sequence ATGAACCACTCCCAGTGGACGACCCGCCGGAGCAGGAAGCTCATGGGTGAGTCGGTCGAGGAGTCACCGGCCTACGTCGAGGCCGGATATGCGTTCGCACTCGGCCAGGCCGTCTACGACCGGAGAACTGAACTCGGCCTGTCACAGACCGAACTGGCCCGGCGTGCCGAGATGACACAGCCGCAGATCTCCAACATCGAGGGCGGCGACTCCGTACCGACCCTGCCGCTGCTGACTCGCCTGGCCAAGGCCCTGGACGCGTCGCTGACGATTGACCTGGACGGCGACACCTCGGCGTTTGCCTTCACCGCGCACAAAAGCCGGCAGCCTGATGAAGCATCGCCGGATGGGGGTACATCGGCGGCCTGA
- a CDS encoding trans-aconitate 2-methyltransferase yields MTSPDTEAEHVEATNLLYRDPALYDVVQSDSTSAGMCQTLIELHRPDARTLVDFGCGTGRDLEILAKRFECIGVDLQPGMVDYAHQARPELDIRTGDMRTARLGSRMDVVTCMGNSLAYVHDNEAIGQVFATFAAHARPGALLVLCSPVAPITRTVPTTATVDTPTGPATVTIRHTWDLRTQINTMHRHWSLPSGDEARDEIRRRVLFPRELERYAEGAGFEVLDMLDGTGTGLTGPTAYTVARQTPR; encoded by the coding sequence GTGACCAGCCCCGACACGGAAGCCGAGCACGTGGAAGCCACCAACCTCCTGTACCGCGATCCGGCACTCTACGACGTGGTCCAGTCCGACAGCACGAGCGCCGGAATGTGCCAGACCCTGATCGAACTGCACAGGCCGGACGCCCGGACCCTGGTCGACTTCGGATGCGGTACCGGCCGTGACCTGGAGATCCTCGCCAAGCGCTTCGAGTGCATCGGCGTGGACCTTCAGCCCGGCATGGTCGACTACGCCCACCAAGCCCGGCCCGAGTTGGACATCCGCACCGGCGACATGCGCACCGCACGACTCGGCAGCCGCATGGACGTGGTGACCTGCATGGGCAACAGCCTCGCCTACGTGCACGACAACGAGGCGATCGGCCAGGTCTTCGCCACCTTCGCCGCCCACGCCCGGCCGGGCGCGCTGCTCGTGCTGTGTTCCCCCGTTGCCCCGATCACCCGGACCGTGCCGACCACAGCCACGGTGGACACCCCGACGGGACCCGCGACGGTCACCATCCGCCACACGTGGGACCTGCGGACCCAGATCAACACCATGCACCGGCACTGGAGTCTCCCCTCGGGCGACGAGGCCCGAGACGAGATCCGCCGGCGCGTCCTGTTCCCCCGCGAGCTGGAACGCTACGCGGAGGGCGCCGGCTTCGAGGTCCTGGACATGCTCGACGGCACAGGGACAGGGCTTACCGGCCCCACCGCATACACGGTGGCCCGACAAACTCCGCGGTGA
- a CDS encoding tetratricopeptide repeat protein, which produces MAKREPNVALGRLLTESRWTHRQFARAVNRVGTETGIPLRYDESAVSHWLGGTVPRGAVRGCILEALSRRLSRPVTHAEAGLPVPRDRSSAAADTVEGVIDLGRLDMDPSRRSVLGAGLFSVAVTIPGWPDVVGRADAIRSGRTARIGMNEVDMVVAMTERVSELDDEFGGRHARPMAASFMVNTVASYLRADAPEDVRKAMLSAASDLLYLTGYMAVDEGLHGLAQRYYVMALELAGAAEDHLTYCTTLRGMSVQAVDLRHGAKAMELADAAAAASPKAGPRMLAFLAGQQAHAAAQTGDRTGALRHIREAEAAMDRAESRGKAFGSYDPSSLNYHVSQVRYELDDKAGAVEAMQQADRLRPSVYQRTRVHRRGLLAERQMELGHLEAACATWHQALDDYPKVQSGRADDRVKAMFGLLRPHLKNATALDLYDRARTIAPPSLVT; this is translated from the coding sequence ATGGCCAAGCGTGAACCGAACGTGGCGCTCGGGCGCCTGCTCACCGAGAGCCGCTGGACTCACCGCCAGTTCGCGCGGGCGGTGAACCGCGTCGGCACTGAGACCGGAATCCCCCTGCGCTACGACGAGTCGGCAGTGAGTCACTGGCTCGGAGGCACCGTCCCTCGCGGTGCGGTGCGCGGATGCATCCTCGAAGCTCTCTCCCGCCGCCTCAGCCGCCCCGTCACCCATGCCGAGGCCGGGCTGCCGGTTCCACGCGATCGCTCCTCCGCGGCTGCGGATACCGTGGAAGGGGTGATCGACCTGGGGAGGCTGGATATGGACCCGTCCCGCCGCAGTGTCCTGGGTGCCGGCCTGTTCTCCGTGGCCGTCACCATTCCCGGCTGGCCTGATGTGGTCGGGCGTGCCGATGCCATTCGGTCCGGCCGCACAGCACGCATCGGCATGAACGAAGTGGACATGGTCGTTGCCATGACCGAGCGTGTCTCGGAGCTGGACGACGAGTTCGGCGGCCGTCACGCACGTCCCATGGCGGCCTCGTTCATGGTCAACACCGTGGCCTCCTACCTGCGCGCCGACGCGCCCGAGGATGTTCGCAAGGCGATGCTGTCAGCGGCCTCGGACCTGCTCTACCTGACCGGTTATATGGCCGTGGACGAAGGGCTGCACGGTCTCGCACAGCGGTACTACGTCATGGCTCTGGAGCTGGCGGGCGCTGCCGAAGACCACCTGACGTACTGCACCACCCTGCGGGGCATGAGCGTCCAGGCAGTCGACCTCCGTCATGGGGCGAAGGCCATGGAGCTGGCCGACGCCGCTGCCGCCGCCTCCCCGAAAGCCGGCCCCCGTATGCTGGCCTTCCTCGCCGGCCAGCAGGCGCACGCCGCCGCGCAGACCGGCGACCGTACGGGTGCGCTGCGCCACATCCGGGAAGCTGAGGCGGCCATGGACCGCGCCGAGTCACGGGGAAAGGCGTTCGGCTCGTACGACCCGTCGTCGCTCAACTACCACGTCAGCCAGGTACGTTACGAACTCGACGACAAGGCCGGAGCCGTCGAGGCCATGCAACAAGCGGACCGGCTTCGCCCCAGCGTGTACCAGCGCACGCGAGTACACCGTCGTGGCCTGTTGGCTGAGCGGCAGATGGAACTCGGCCACCTGGAAGCAGCCTGCGCCACCTGGCACCAGGCCCTCGACGACTACCCCAAGGTGCAGTCCGGCCGCGCCGACGACCGCGTGAAGGCGATGTTCGGCCTCTTGCGCCCTCATCTGAAGAACGCGACGGCGCTCGACCTGTACGACCGGGCACGGACGATCGCACCACCGTCACTGGTCACCTGA
- a CDS encoding asparagine synthase-related protein, which yields MLSMRLRLADLQEPKWRSQGGRWINGESWIEPVNVSTLVMEVADDQAPRVRVRVKECKRDEADFVELTMEPGQARLAAGVFGTAPLYLTGKAEELHASWDLTLLRPYIQADRLVPRVVARTLTRQHRYTSETLFEGVYRLTERAAATFTPSGLSIHYPDPAEHVLEPRRLRAGVDPLAALDELLTDVIRQAPTATGCVGVELSGGADSGNVALAIKAARFLEVYSFGLLVGGSTGRQQSERRRTLVEHCGFRDTATPAMQHPPFCAGGVRALRKPHDPAGAFYQEAFDVVREQAAARRCEIMFTGSGGDEINAHHSRTQAELPTPEPVPWLGVKAARALAEVNEHLAPIPVLPVPTLMAFGMHNPGFLRAGIWPVSPLAHPRIVRFMEQLPHEHKRGKALFRERIRRAGVPEWVAAPAEPENFLAVLEKGLRSYGLPVLDDMLKESILVDLGYVDGKALAKARRDADAAPGVPDLLCDVLALEVGLRSLM from the coding sequence ATGCTGTCGATGCGTCTGCGCCTGGCTGATCTCCAGGAGCCCAAGTGGAGATCGCAGGGCGGCCGTTGGATCAACGGCGAGAGCTGGATCGAGCCCGTAAACGTGTCCACTCTGGTCATGGAGGTCGCCGACGACCAAGCGCCGCGCGTACGGGTCCGGGTGAAGGAGTGCAAGCGGGACGAGGCCGACTTCGTCGAACTCACCATGGAGCCCGGACAAGCCCGCCTGGCGGCGGGCGTCTTCGGCACAGCCCCGCTCTATCTGACAGGGAAGGCCGAGGAGCTGCACGCCTCGTGGGACCTGACACTACTGCGACCGTATATACAGGCCGATCGCCTGGTGCCGCGCGTTGTCGCTCGAACGCTGACGAGGCAGCACCGCTACACGTCCGAGACGCTCTTCGAAGGCGTCTACCGCCTCACCGAACGGGCAGCGGCCACGTTTACCCCCTCGGGACTCAGCATCCACTACCCCGACCCCGCCGAACACGTACTTGAGCCACGCCGGCTGCGTGCTGGCGTTGATCCACTCGCCGCTCTGGACGAGTTGCTGACCGACGTAATACGCCAGGCGCCGACGGCAACCGGATGCGTGGGCGTCGAACTGTCCGGCGGCGCGGACTCCGGGAACGTCGCCCTGGCCATCAAGGCGGCCCGCTTCCTCGAGGTGTACAGCTTCGGCCTGCTGGTGGGAGGAAGCACCGGCAGGCAACAGAGCGAGCGGCGCCGGACCCTTGTGGAGCACTGCGGCTTCCGAGACACGGCCACCCCCGCCATGCAGCACCCACCCTTCTGCGCTGGAGGCGTACGCGCTCTGCGCAAGCCGCACGACCCGGCGGGAGCCTTCTACCAGGAGGCGTTCGACGTAGTACGCGAGCAGGCAGCCGCCCGGCGGTGCGAGATCATGTTCACCGGCAGCGGCGGCGACGAGATCAACGCCCACCACTCAAGGACACAGGCCGAACTGCCGACACCCGAACCCGTACCGTGGCTAGGAGTCAAGGCAGCCCGAGCACTCGCCGAGGTGAACGAGCATCTGGCGCCCATCCCGGTACTGCCCGTACCGACCCTGATGGCGTTCGGGATGCACAACCCCGGATTCCTCCGGGCCGGAATCTGGCCGGTGAGCCCGCTCGCGCACCCGCGGATCGTGCGGTTCATGGAGCAGCTACCGCACGAACACAAGCGCGGCAAAGCGCTGTTCCGCGAACGGATCAGACGGGCCGGGGTACCCGAGTGGGTAGCCGCGCCGGCCGAACCGGAGAACTTCCTGGCCGTCCTGGAGAAGGGCCTGCGGTCCTACGGTCTGCCCGTACTGGACGACATGCTGAAAGAGTCCATCCTGGTGGACCTCGGCTACGTTGATGGGAAGGCTCTCGCCAAGGCGCGGAGGGACGCCGACGCTGCGCCGGGCGTCCCCGACCTGCTGTGCGATGTGCTCGCCCTGGAAGTCGGACTGCGAAGCCTCATGTGA
- the nuoN gene encoding NADH-quinone oxidoreductase subunit NuoN — protein sequence MSAMAVHSLWTTAAEPIDKIPSPTIEYAQLAPALIVVGAAVVGVLVEAFVPRRARYYTQVFLTVVALTASFAAVVALAAGGYGTTKAHVAAMGAIAVDGPALFLQGTILLASLVAVFTFAERRLDPAAHGNRIDSFAAQAASVPGSDSEKAAVKAGFTTTEVFPLVLFAITGMLLFPAANDLLMLFIALEVFSLPLYLLCAVARRKRLMSQEAAVKYFLLGAFSSAFLLFGIALLYGYAGSLSYARIADVVDGSVRTIDPALADTMGNDALLLIGGAMILMGLLFKVGAVPFHMWTPDVYQGAPTPVTGFMAAATKVAAFGALLRLLYVVLPGLRWDWRPVMWAVAIVTMLGGAIVAITQTDIKRLLAYSSIAHAGFILAGVIASTPDGISSVLFYLAAYSFVTIGAFAVVTLVRDAGGEATHLSKWAGLGRRSPLVAAVFAVFLLAFAGIPLTSGFTGKFAVFSAAAHGGAGALVVIGVISSAIAAFFYIRVIVLMFFSEPKEGGPTVAVPSPLTMTTIGVGVAVTLVLGVAPQYFLDLASQAGVFVR from the coding sequence GTGAGCGCTATGGCTGTCCACAGCCTGTGGACGACGGCCGCCGAGCCGATCGACAAGATTCCTTCCCCGACCATCGAGTACGCCCAGCTGGCACCCGCGCTGATCGTGGTGGGCGCCGCCGTCGTGGGTGTGCTGGTCGAGGCATTCGTCCCGCGCAGGGCGCGCTACTACACCCAGGTGTTCCTGACCGTCGTCGCGCTCACGGCCTCCTTCGCGGCGGTCGTGGCACTCGCGGCCGGCGGATACGGCACCACCAAGGCGCATGTCGCGGCAATGGGCGCCATCGCGGTCGACGGCCCGGCACTCTTCCTTCAGGGCACGATCCTGCTGGCCTCGCTGGTCGCCGTCTTCACCTTCGCCGAACGCCGGCTCGACCCCGCGGCGCACGGCAACCGCATCGACTCGTTCGCCGCGCAGGCCGCGTCCGTGCCCGGCAGCGACAGCGAAAAGGCCGCGGTCAAGGCCGGGTTCACCACCACCGAGGTCTTCCCGCTGGTGCTCTTCGCGATCACCGGCATGCTGCTCTTCCCGGCCGCCAACGATCTGCTGATGCTGTTCATCGCGCTGGAAGTCTTCTCGCTCCCGCTCTACCTCCTGTGCGCCGTCGCCCGCCGCAAGCGGCTGATGTCCCAGGAGGCGGCGGTGAAGTACTTCCTGCTCGGTGCCTTCTCCTCCGCCTTCCTGCTCTTCGGCATCGCGCTGCTGTACGGCTACGCGGGCTCGCTCTCGTACGCCAGGATCGCGGACGTCGTCGACGGCAGCGTCCGCACGATCGACCCGGCGCTCGCCGACACCATGGGCAACGACGCGCTGCTGCTGATCGGTGGCGCGATGATCCTGATGGGCCTCCTCTTCAAGGTCGGTGCGGTGCCGTTCCACATGTGGACACCGGACGTCTACCAGGGCGCGCCGACCCCGGTCACGGGCTTCATGGCGGCCGCGACGAAGGTGGCCGCGTTCGGCGCGCTGCTGCGCCTGCTGTACGTGGTCCTGCCCGGCCTGCGCTGGGACTGGCGGCCGGTCATGTGGGCCGTCGCGATCGTCACGATGCTCGGCGGCGCGATCGTCGCGATCACGCAGACCGACATCAAGCGGCTGCTGGCGTACTCCTCGATCGCGCACGCGGGCTTCATCCTGGCCGGTGTCATCGCGTCCACGCCCGACGGCATCTCGTCGGTCCTGTTCTACCTGGCGGCCTATTCCTTCGTGACGATCGGCGCGTTCGCGGTCGTCACCCTGGTACGGGACGCGGGCGGCGAGGCGACGCACCTGTCCAAGTGGGCGGGCCTGGGCCGCCGTTCACCCCTGGTCGCGGCGGTCTTCGCGGTCTTCCTGCTGGCCTTCGCGGGTATCCCGCTGACCTCGGGCTTCACCGGAAAGTTCGCGGTCTTCTCGGCGGCGGCACATGGCGGCGCGGGCGCGCTGGTCGTGATCGGTGTGATCTCCTCGGCGATCGCGGCGTTCTTCTACATCCGGGTGATCGTCCTGATGTTCTTCAGCGAGCCGAAGGAGGGCGGCCCGACGGTCGCCGTGCCGTCGCCGCTGACGATGACGACGATCGGGGTGGGCGTGGCGGTGACGCTGGTGCTGGGTGTGGCGCCGCAGTACTTCCTGGACCTGGCGAGCCAGGCGGGAGTGTTCGTTCGGTAG